From a region of the Thermus caldilimi genome:
- a CDS encoding ABC transporter substrate-binding protein — protein sequence MRRREFLKKAGVGLAASVLWGPAWVRAQAGPVIRVAGDSTAVGEGGRWMKEMVEAWGKKTGTRVEYIDSPADTNDRLALYQQYWAARSPDVDVYMIDVIWPGIVAPHAADLKQYFSDDELKEFFPRIVQNNTIRGKLTSIPFFTDAGILYYRKDLLEKYGFKNPPRTWAELEQMAQKVVEGERKAGNRDFWGFVFQGKAYEGLTCDALEWIYSHRGGRIIEPDGTISINNGRAALALNTVRRFVGTIAPSGVTSYAEEEARNVWQQGNSLFMRNWPYAYALGQAEGSPIRGKFGVTVLPKGGADAPNAATLGGWQLMVSAYSRYPKESADLVRYLASYEVQKDNAVRLSRLPTRPALYTDRDVLAKNPWFRDLLPVFQNAVSRPSDVAGARYNQVSEAIWTEVHSVLTGKKTGETAVRDLEGRLRRILR from the coding sequence ATGAGGCGTAGGGAATTTCTCAAGAAGGCAGGGGTTGGATTGGCGGCCAGCGTCCTTTGGGGGCCGGCTTGGGTGCGGGCCCAGGCGGGCCCGGTCATCCGCGTGGCCGGGGACTCCACCGCGGTGGGCGAGGGCGGACGTTGGATGAAGGAGATGGTGGAAGCCTGGGGCAAGAAAACGGGCACCCGGGTGGAGTACATTGACTCCCCTGCGGACACCAACGACCGCCTGGCCCTCTACCAGCAGTACTGGGCCGCTAGGAGCCCCGACGTGGACGTCTATATGATCGACGTCATCTGGCCGGGCATCGTGGCCCCCCATGCGGCCGACCTTAAACAGTACTTCTCGGATGACGAGCTCAAGGAGTTCTTCCCCCGTATCGTCCAGAACAACACCATTCGCGGAAAGCTCACCTCCATTCCCTTCTTTACCGATGCGGGCATCCTCTACTACCGCAAAGACCTTTTGGAGAAGTACGGCTTCAAGAACCCACCCCGCACCTGGGCCGAACTGGAGCAGATGGCCCAGAAGGTCGTGGAGGGGGAGCGCAAGGCGGGCAACCGCGACTTCTGGGGCTTTGTCTTCCAGGGCAAGGCCTATGAGGGCCTTACCTGCGATGCTTTGGAATGGATCTACTCCCATAGGGGCGGGCGCATCATAGAGCCCGATGGCACCATCAGCATCAACAATGGCCGTGCGGCCCTGGCCCTGAACACCGTGCGCCGCTTTGTGGGCACCATCGCCCCCTCGGGGGTCACCAGCTATGCCGAGGAGGAGGCGAGGAACGTTTGGCAGCAGGGCAATAGCCTTTTCATGCGCAACTGGCCCTACGCTTACGCCCTTGGCCAGGCGGAGGGAAGCCCCATCCGCGGCAAATTTGGGGTCACGGTACTCCCTAAGGGCGGAGCCGATGCCCCCAACGCCGCCACCTTGGGGGGGTGGCAGCTCATGGTTTCCGCTTACAGCCGTTATCCCAAGGAGTCCGCCGACCTGGTACGGTACCTGGCTTCTTACGAGGTGCAGAAGGACAACGCCGTTCGGCTTTCCCGCCTGCCTACCCGTCCGGCCCTTTATACCGACCGGGATGTGCTGGCTAAAAACCCTTGGTTCCGCGACCTCCTTCCCGTCTTCCAGAATGCGGTTTCCAGGCCCTCCGATGTGGCCGGGGCCAGGTACAACCAGGTGTCCGAGGCCATCTGGACCGAGGTGCACAGCGTCCTCACTGGGAAGAAGACCGGGGAAACGGCGGTGCGGGACCTCGAGGGCCGCTTGCGCCGCATTCTGCGCTAG
- a CDS encoding carbohydrate ABC transporter permease: MLTQRQVRLAWALVLPTLAVVVLVAGYPLAQVFYWSFFRADIAFVEPPEFLGFKNYLYLLQDPDFRQALWNTVKFTLVSVSLETLLGLAIALVIHSNFKGRGLVRTAILIPWAIPTVVSAKMWQWMLHDVYGVINVLGVKLGLLSQKVAFLARPELVLPAIIAVDVWKTTPFMALLLLAGLQLIPEELYEAASIDGATRWQQFWTITLPLLTPALVVALIFRTLDALRVFDVIFVMSGVNPATRTLAVYNRQTLIDFLKTCTYPPPAYPCARGPLEKGRRVPFG; the protein is encoded by the coding sequence ATGCTGACACAACGACAGGTCCGCTTGGCCTGGGCCTTGGTCCTGCCTACCCTTGCGGTGGTAGTGCTGGTGGCGGGGTACCCTTTGGCCCAGGTGTTTTACTGGTCCTTCTTCCGGGCGGATATCGCCTTCGTGGAGCCCCCGGAGTTTTTGGGCTTCAAGAACTATCTTTACCTCCTGCAGGACCCTGACTTCCGCCAGGCCCTATGGAACACGGTGAAGTTCACCCTGGTCTCCGTCAGTCTGGAAACCCTTCTGGGCTTGGCCATCGCCCTGGTCATTCATTCCAACTTCAAGGGCCGGGGGTTGGTGCGCACCGCCATCCTTATCCCCTGGGCCATCCCCACGGTGGTTTCCGCCAAGATGTGGCAATGGATGCTCCACGACGTCTATGGGGTGATCAACGTCCTGGGGGTGAAGCTCGGCCTCCTCTCCCAGAAGGTGGCCTTCCTGGCCCGGCCCGAGCTGGTCTTGCCCGCCATCATCGCCGTGGACGTGTGGAAGACCACACCCTTCATGGCCCTTCTCCTGCTGGCTGGCCTCCAACTGATTCCCGAGGAGCTATACGAGGCAGCCAGCATCGACGGGGCCACCCGGTGGCAACAGTTCTGGACCATTACCCTCCCCCTCCTTACCCCCGCCCTGGTGGTGGCCCTCATCTTCCGCACCCTGGATGCCCTGAGGGTGTTCGACGTCATCTTCGTCATGAGCGGGGTGAATCCCGCCACCCGTACCCTGGCCGTTTACAACCGCCAAACCCTGATCGACTTCCTCAAAACTTGCACTTATCCACCCCCCGCATACCCATGCGCCAGGGGACCACTTGAAAAGGGCCGCCGGGTTCCCTTCGGATGA
- a CDS encoding transposase, translating into MKGAMTQTAHSLLWTLLALLPTPHLRESLKALLLLLLTGHGKARPQHSKTKSPSALSRFLNRYPWPTRALIRLARKKAQETLHRARPRRGPKPRLLVVLDLVTLEKRGLFPALPLSFFHGKWGLHLVVLYLVLGELRIPWAYRVWRGKGEKALSLLALRLLASLPPWMRKSFHLRVVADAAFGTARFLVGVRGLGLEAVVGMRRDRKTREGLPLFGLRRQGSRVHLRGLPFPVWVSWYRYPLPGGGWEWRYVVATFPAGPRTVLVWGRRRFTIEHFFRTVKSEFSLGRFGQRTALGVHRFLVLSFLAYLLAHWVRLAPDGRGLSWREAGREAARLLLPEVVLRVLMAELGALGLWPPPAGGRGCSCRVFGRCKF; encoded by the coding sequence ATGAAGGGTGCCATGACCCAAACGGCCCATTCTCTACTCTGGACCCTCCTGGCCCTCCTGCCAACCCCCCACCTCCGCGAATCCCTCAAAGCGCTTCTTCTCCTCCTTCTCACCGGCCACGGCAAGGCCAGGCCCCAGCACAGCAAGACCAAGTCCCCTTCCGCCCTCTCCCGCTTCCTCAACCGCTATCCCTGGCCCACCCGCGCCCTCATCCGCCTGGCTCGCAAGAAGGCCCAGGAAACCCTCCACCGGGCCAGGCCCAGGCGGGGGCCCAAGCCCAGGCTCCTGGTGGTCCTGGACCTGGTCACCCTGGAGAAGCGGGGCCTCTTCCCCGCCTTGCCCCTCTCCTTTTTCCACGGCAAGTGGGGGCTCCACCTGGTGGTGCTCTATCTGGTGCTGGGAGAGCTGCGCATCCCCTGGGCCTACCGGGTGTGGCGGGGGAAGGGGGAGAAGGCCCTTTCCCTCCTTGCCCTGCGTCTTCTGGCCTCCCTGCCCCCCTGGATGCGCAAGTCCTTCCACCTTCGGGTGGTGGCCGATGCTGCCTTCGGCACCGCCCGGTTTCTTGTGGGGGTGCGGGGGTTGGGTCTGGAAGCGGTGGTGGGGATGCGGCGGGACCGAAAGACGCGGGAGGGGCTTCCCCTCTTTGGGCTCAGACGGCAGGGGAGTCGGGTGCATCTGCGGGGACTTCCCTTTCCCGTGTGGGTGAGCTGGTACCGCTATCCCTTACCCGGGGGAGGGTGGGAGTGGCGGTACGTGGTGGCCACCTTTCCTGCGGGGCCACGGACTGTGCTGGTGTGGGGGCGGCGGCGGTTTACCATTGAGCACTTCTTCCGCACGGTAAAGAGCGAGTTTTCCCTGGGGCGTTTTGGGCAGCGGACGGCCTTGGGGGTGCATCGGTTTCTGGTGCTGTCCTTCCTGGCTTACCTGCTGGCCCACTGGGTGAGGCTAGCTCCAGACGGGAGAGGTCTTTCTTGGCGGGAGGCTGGGCGGGAGGCGGCGCGCCTGCTTCTGCCGGAGGTGGTCTTGCGGGTCCTCATGGCCGAGCTGGGAGCTTTGGGTCTTTGGCCTCCGCCTGCGGGGGGAAGGGGGTGTTCATGCAGGGTATTCGGGAGGTGCAAGTTTTGA
- a CDS encoding carbohydrate ABC transporter permease, whose translation MRTWLRFGNRLLFYLLVAFVVVYSVFPFYWAVISSFKPSDALFASNPSFLPLPFTLDHYRNVFLQANFGRNLLNSVVVAGGATLLSLFLGVLAAYALGRLPFPPRNAVLYLVLAMTMFPQIAVLGGLFMLLRQAGLFNTHLGLILSYLLFTLPFTVWVLVGYFKGLPRELEEAAYVDGATPLQTLVRIMLPLTGPGLVTTGLLAFIAAWNEYLFALTFTVGDKVKTVPPAIASFGGATPFEIPWGSIMAASVVVTVPLVVLVLIFQQRIVAGLTAGAVKG comes from the coding sequence ATGAGGACCTGGCTTCGTTTTGGAAATCGTCTCCTTTTTTACCTGCTGGTGGCCTTCGTGGTGGTGTACAGCGTCTTCCCCTTTTACTGGGCGGTGATCTCCAGCTTCAAGCCCTCCGATGCCCTTTTTGCCAGTAACCCCAGCTTTTTGCCGCTGCCCTTCACCCTGGACCACTACAGGAACGTGTTTCTCCAAGCCAACTTTGGCCGCAATCTTCTGAACTCCGTGGTGGTGGCGGGCGGGGCTACCCTGCTTTCCCTGTTCCTTGGGGTGCTGGCCGCCTACGCTTTGGGTAGGCTGCCTTTCCCTCCAAGAAACGCCGTGCTCTACCTGGTGCTGGCCATGACCATGTTCCCCCAGATCGCGGTGTTGGGGGGGCTTTTTATGCTGCTTCGCCAGGCGGGGCTCTTCAACACCCATTTGGGCCTCATCCTCAGCTACCTTCTTTTCACCCTCCCGTTTACCGTATGGGTCCTGGTGGGCTACTTCAAGGGTCTGCCCCGGGAGTTGGAGGAAGCAGCCTATGTGGATGGGGCCACGCCCTTGCAGACCCTGGTGCGCATCATGCTTCCCCTTACGGGCCCGGGTCTGGTGACCACGGGGCTTCTCGCCTTCATCGCCGCTTGGAACGAGTACCTCTTCGCCCTCACCTTCACCGTGGGGGACAAGGTGAAGACGGTGCCTCCAGCCATCGCCAGCTTTGGGGGGGCCACGCCCTTTGAGATTCCCTGGGGTTCCATTATGGCGGCCAGCGTGGTGGTGACCGTGCCCCTGGTGGTGCTGGTGCTCATCTTCCAGCAGCGGATTGTGGCAGGGCTTACCGCCGGGGCAGTGAAGGGCTAG
- a CDS encoding phosphoglucomutase: MDLLRLLTLYYEERPDPQNPLQRVAFGTSGHRGTSLKGTFTEAHVLAIAQAIADLRASFGATGPLFLAKDTHALSEPAWATALTVLAANGIVVHLEEGHTPTPLVSLAILEHNAQHPAKADGILLTPSHNPPEDGGLKYNPPTGGPADTRITKAIEERANALLAEGLKGVKRLPLREALKRAKPFDYAGLYVEKIREAVDLEAIRVSSLRLGVDPLGGASLRVWERLAEAYRLHLEVVNPTVDPTFRFVPPDHDGKIRMDCSSPYAMAGLLALKDRFDLAIGNDPDADRHGIVTRRGLMNPNHYLAAAVFHLYTTRTWPGAKVGKTAVTSALLDRVAKALGREVYETPVGFKYFVDGLLEGWLGFGGEESAGASFLRFDGRPFSTDKDGILLGLLAAEILAKREKGPDELYEELAERLGRPHYARKDLPISPEAKARLARLSPEDVKERELAGEPILAILTRAPGNGEPLGGLKVVTENAWFAARPSGTEDVAKVYAESFKGEGHLKEVLEAALNLVTKTLG; the protein is encoded by the coding sequence ATGGACCTCCTCAGGCTCCTCACCCTCTACTATGAAGAGCGCCCTGACCCCCAAAACCCCCTCCAGCGGGTGGCCTTCGGCACCAGCGGCCACCGGGGCACAAGCCTCAAGGGCACCTTTACTGAGGCCCACGTGCTGGCCATCGCCCAGGCCATTGCCGACCTCCGGGCCTCCTTTGGAGCCACCGGACCCCTCTTCCTGGCCAAGGACACCCATGCCCTTTCCGAACCTGCCTGGGCCACGGCCCTTACCGTTCTCGCTGCCAACGGCATAGTGGTGCACCTCGAGGAGGGCCACACCCCCACCCCTCTGGTTTCCCTGGCCATCCTGGAGCACAACGCCCAGCACCCCGCCAAGGCGGATGGCATCCTCCTCACCCCCAGCCACAACCCCCCCGAGGACGGGGGGCTTAAGTACAACCCCCCTACCGGTGGCCCCGCCGACACCCGCATCACCAAGGCCATTGAGGAAAGGGCCAACGCCCTCCTTGCGGAAGGGCTAAAGGGCGTGAAGCGCCTTCCCCTTCGGGAGGCCCTGAAAAGGGCCAAGCCCTTTGACTACGCGGGGCTTTATGTGGAGAAGATCCGGGAGGCCGTGGACCTCGAGGCCATCCGGGTTTCCAGCCTGCGCCTGGGGGTGGATCCCTTGGGAGGAGCGAGCCTAAGGGTGTGGGAGCGGCTTGCCGAGGCCTACCGGCTCCACCTCGAGGTGGTCAACCCCACCGTAGACCCCACCTTCCGCTTCGTGCCCCCGGACCACGACGGCAAGATTCGCATGGACTGCTCTAGCCCCTACGCCATGGCGGGCCTTCTGGCGCTGAAGGACCGCTTTGACCTGGCCATCGGCAACGATCCCGACGCCGACCGCCACGGCATCGTCACCCGGCGGGGCCTCATGAACCCCAACCACTACCTAGCGGCCGCCGTCTTCCACCTCTACACCACCCGCACCTGGCCGGGGGCCAAGGTGGGCAAGACCGCGGTGACCAGCGCCCTTCTGGACCGGGTGGCCAAGGCCTTGGGGCGGGAGGTTTACGAAACCCCTGTGGGCTTCAAGTACTTCGTGGACGGGCTCCTGGAAGGCTGGCTGGGATTCGGCGGGGAGGAAAGCGCCGGGGCCAGCTTCCTGCGCTTTGACGGCAGGCCCTTTTCCACCGATAAGGACGGCATCCTCCTGGGGCTTTTGGCGGCGGAGATCCTGGCCAAGCGGGAAAAGGGCCCCGACGAACTCTACGAGGAGCTGGCCGAGCGCCTGGGCCGGCCCCATTACGCCCGCAAGGACCTCCCCATCTCCCCCGAGGCCAAGGCCAGGCTGGCCCGCCTTTCCCCTGAGGATGTAAAGGAAAGGGAACTGGCAGGGGAGCCCATCCTGGCCATCCTCACCCGGGCCCCCGGAAACGGGGAGCCCCTAGGGGGCCTCAAGGTGGTGACGGAAAACGCCTGGTTCGCCGCCCGCCCGAGCGGCACCGAGGACGTGGCCAAGGTGTACGCGGAAAGCTTCAAGGGAGAAGGGCACCTAAAGGAGGTCCTCGAGGCCGCCCTGAACCTGGTGACAAAGACCCTGGGCTGA
- a CDS encoding peptidylprolyl isomerase, giving the protein MFGISKKAITILFGLLALAFAVGAILLFTPQAGQQARGKPVLWVNGKAVYELDLLRLQGNDPLYAANPQGLLKNLVDTHFLEQVILTEALKQDAARIRVGSAEVRKEVDRIKEQFGLKDKKAYEQFLNQVGYTDAQLRSEVKTQLQIQKRLEQIRSAAKPTPEEVRFYFEVHQEDYKGEPRVRARQIVVDDAKLAAELLAKAKAGEDFAALAKQHSKVGAEQGGALGAGPGESEPKPVTKVVFPEKVAEAVFAQKGPGLVGPIEAGGRYYLVKVEEYLPPKVPTFEEVKEQVEKDAQEAKGNGALEAYLEDLRRKAQVRFAEDSPYSYKNPPVAKVGDREILLSEILQPVFSNQQTASLIQQGLGELAVQFFLPQTLESLIDRELLVEAAKKSGKPYIGSKDQIAQAYLLYETRGLGATEEEARKFYAENPALFTIPASAEVTGVVFKAEAKAKAFREAALKGGDLQALAKAQEGSVTEYGTVNPNQLPAVLDRLVFKVKETFPTGPLGEVSEVVKLEDGTFAVLIIKDRKPEVLKPFAEVVEQAKEGVINRKRQQQAQALIQQLRKAAQIENRLSQVLAELTPKTPEPAKPPTQEAPKEAPSKP; this is encoded by the coding sequence GTGTTCGGCATCAGCAAGAAAGCCATCACCATCCTTTTCGGTCTTTTGGCCTTGGCCTTCGCCGTGGGGGCCATCCTCCTCTTCACCCCGCAGGCAGGGCAACAGGCACGGGGCAAACCCGTGCTGTGGGTGAACGGGAAGGCCGTTTACGAGCTGGACCTGCTCAGGCTCCAGGGTAACGACCCCCTTTACGCCGCAAACCCGCAAGGGCTTCTCAAGAACCTAGTGGACACCCATTTCCTGGAGCAGGTGATCCTCACCGAGGCCCTCAAACAGGACGCCGCCCGGATACGGGTGGGTAGCGCCGAGGTGCGCAAGGAGGTGGACCGCATCAAGGAACAGTTTGGCCTAAAGGACAAGAAGGCCTACGAGCAGTTCCTGAACCAGGTGGGATACACGGATGCCCAGCTCAGAAGCGAGGTAAAAACCCAGCTTCAGATCCAAAAGCGCCTCGAGCAGATCCGCTCCGCAGCCAAGCCCACCCCGGAAGAGGTGCGGTTTTACTTTGAAGTGCACCAGGAGGACTACAAGGGGGAGCCCCGGGTGAGGGCCCGCCAGATCGTGGTGGACGATGCCAAACTGGCGGCGGAGCTTCTGGCCAAGGCCAAGGCCGGGGAGGACTTTGCCGCCTTGGCCAAGCAGCACTCCAAGGTGGGTGCGGAGCAGGGTGGTGCCTTGGGCGCCGGGCCCGGGGAGAGCGAGCCCAAGCCCGTGACCAAGGTGGTCTTCCCCGAGAAGGTGGCGGAGGCGGTATTCGCCCAAAAGGGGCCGGGCCTGGTGGGGCCCATCGAGGCGGGGGGGCGGTACTACCTGGTGAAGGTGGAGGAGTACCTGCCCCCCAAGGTACCCACCTTTGAGGAGGTGAAGGAGCAGGTGGAGAAGGATGCCCAGGAGGCCAAGGGGAACGGGGCCCTCGAGGCCTACCTGGAAGACCTCCGCCGGAAGGCCCAAGTGCGCTTCGCCGAGGATAGCCCCTACAGCTACAAGAACCCCCCTGTGGCCAAGGTGGGCGACAGGGAAATCCTGCTGAGCGAGATTCTCCAGCCGGTTTTCTCCAACCAGCAGACCGCATCCCTCATCCAGCAGGGCCTAGGGGAGCTGGCGGTGCAGTTCTTCCTGCCCCAGACCCTAGAAAGCCTGATCGACCGCGAGCTCCTGGTGGAGGCCGCCAAGAAGAGCGGCAAGCCCTATATCGGCTCCAAGGACCAGATCGCCCAGGCCTACCTCCTCTACGAAACCCGCGGCCTTGGCGCCACCGAGGAGGAAGCCCGCAAGTTCTACGCGGAAAACCCCGCCCTCTTCACCATCCCGGCCAGCGCCGAGGTGACGGGGGTAGTCTTTAAGGCCGAGGCCAAAGCCAAGGCCTTCCGGGAGGCGGCTTTAAAAGGCGGCGATCTACAGGCCCTGGCCAAGGCCCAGGAGGGCAGCGTCACCGAGTACGGCACCGTGAACCCCAACCAGCTCCCCGCCGTTTTGGACCGCCTGGTCTTCAAGGTGAAGGAAACCTTCCCCACGGGTCCTTTGGGGGAGGTGAGCGAGGTGGTGAAGCTGGAAGACGGCACCTTTGCCGTACTGATCATCAAAGACCGCAAGCCGGAGGTGCTCAAGCCCTTCGCGGAAGTGGTGGAGCAAGCTAAGGAAGGGGTCATCAACCGGAAGCGGCAGCAGCAGGCTCAGGCCCTCATTCAGCAGCTCCGTAAGGCAGCCCAAATAGAAAACCGCCTGAGCCAGGTGCTGGCGGAACTCACCCCCAAAACCCCGGAGCCGGCGAAGCCCCCCACACAGGAGGCTCCCAAGGAAGCACCTTCCAAGCCCTAG
- a CDS encoding MFS transporter, with the protein MLPLLLAWLHTVNDLFSNFLTPLLPKLMAHFGVGLGTVGLLVSVYSLTGSLFQPLAGLIADRLDRRLLAALGPVLVALGMGSLGLWPRLEVLLWVLGLAGLGSALFHASGASLVGEFAPKERRGFWLSFFGSAGYLGLSLGPVVALFVVSAWGLKGLLWLTPLALFPALFLLRLPPVRRRGKPAGFREFLRVFRGDVARLWGMATLRSLVFMSFSTTLPYWFTQRGLSDAYIALSLSTYSFSATLGAFLGGTLSDRLGRKAVLVGTLAFGLPLYLGLLFLPPGGAPYLVLLALTGALMNAGIPVAVALAQELEPGQTATVSGLLMGFTWGFAGLFYAPIGHLIEVFGVMPVLLALGALILPAWALAQGVREPGARSEGRKMDP; encoded by the coding sequence GTGCTGCCGCTTCTCCTGGCCTGGCTTCACACGGTCAACGACCTCTTTTCCAACTTCCTTACACCCCTTCTGCCCAAGCTGATGGCCCACTTTGGGGTAGGGCTTGGGACGGTGGGGCTTCTGGTGTCCGTGTATTCCCTTACGGGTAGCCTTTTCCAGCCCCTGGCCGGCCTCATCGCCGACCGGTTGGACCGAAGGCTTTTGGCAGCCTTGGGGCCGGTGCTGGTGGCTTTGGGCATGGGCTCCTTGGGCCTATGGCCTCGGCTCGAGGTGCTGCTTTGGGTCCTGGGGCTTGCTGGCTTGGGTTCGGCTCTTTTCCACGCCTCGGGGGCCAGCCTGGTGGGGGAGTTTGCTCCCAAGGAACGGCGAGGCTTTTGGCTCTCCTTTTTTGGGTCGGCAGGGTATCTGGGCCTTTCCTTGGGACCGGTGGTGGCCCTCTTCGTGGTGAGCGCTTGGGGGCTTAAGGGCCTTTTGTGGTTAACCCCCCTCGCCCTATTTCCGGCCCTTTTTCTCCTGCGGCTTCCTCCCGTGCGGCGTCGAGGAAAGCCCGCAGGCTTCAGGGAGTTTCTAAGGGTCTTTCGCGGGGATGTAGCCCGGCTTTGGGGGATGGCCACCTTAAGGAGCCTGGTGTTTATGAGCTTTTCCACCACCCTGCCCTACTGGTTTACCCAAAGGGGCCTTTCCGATGCGTACATTGCCTTAAGCCTTTCCACCTATAGCTTCTCCGCCACCTTGGGCGCCTTCCTTGGGGGTACCCTTTCCGACCGCCTGGGGCGGAAGGCGGTTTTGGTGGGAACCCTGGCCTTTGGGCTTCCCCTGTACCTGGGCCTTCTTTTCCTGCCTCCCGGAGGTGCGCCCTACCTGGTCCTTCTGGCCCTGACCGGGGCTTTGATGAACGCGGGGATCCCGGTGGCCGTGGCCTTGGCCCAGGAGCTGGAACCCGGCCAAACGGCCACGGTTTCCGGGCTTCTCATGGGCTTTACTTGGGGTTTCGCCGGGCTCTTCTACGCCCCCATAGGACACTTGATCGAGGTCTTCGGTGTGATGCCGGTTCTCCTGGCCCTGGGGGCCTTGATCCTGCCCGCCTGGGCCTTGGCCCAAGGGGTACGGGAACCGGGGGCTAGGTCTGAGGGACGTAAGATGGATCCATGA
- a CDS encoding universal stress protein, protein MRILLATDGSPQARGAEVLAEWLCYKLSAKLAALYVRDSRLIRVLELMDFGALTVPVPAYREELEKALSAHGEALLERIRKSAEEAGLRVEVFMETGLPHEVILRHARTADLLVMGRSGETHGGSFVGLGSTVDRVLRTSPTPVLVAPTDYVEIQGAILGYNASESAVRALHTLASLAKPLGLLVRVVSVHDDPVQAGAWALEAQTYLQDQGIRVESLAFSGDPAEHLLSLQTPSDLLALGAPVRRLVLGSTTEYVVRHAVGPVLTVR, encoded by the coding sequence ATGAGGATCCTTCTGGCCACAGATGGTTCTCCCCAGGCCCGGGGGGCGGAAGTGCTGGCGGAGTGGCTTTGCTACAAGCTTTCCGCCAAGTTGGCGGCCCTCTACGTCCGGGATTCCCGCCTCATCCGGGTGCTGGAGCTCATGGACTTCGGGGCCCTTACCGTGCCCGTGCCCGCCTATCGGGAAGAGCTGGAAAAGGCCCTTTCCGCCCATGGCGAGGCGTTATTGGAGCGCATTCGCAAAAGCGCCGAGGAGGCGGGGCTTCGGGTGGAGGTCTTCATGGAAACCGGGTTACCCCACGAGGTGATCTTGCGCCACGCCCGCACCGCGGACCTCCTGGTCATGGGCCGAAGCGGGGAAACCCATGGGGGTAGTTTCGTGGGGTTGGGAAGCACCGTGGATAGGGTTTTAAGAACCTCGCCTACCCCGGTTCTGGTGGCGCCCACCGACTACGTGGAGATCCAAGGGGCCATCCTGGGTTACAACGCTTCGGAAAGCGCGGTGCGGGCCTTGCACACCTTAGCCAGTTTGGCCAAACCCCTGGGGCTTTTGGTGCGGGTGGTGAGCGTGCACGATGATCCGGTGCAGGCAGGGGCCTGGGCCCTCGAGGCGCAGACCTACTTGCAGGATCAGGGGATCCGGGTGGAGTCCCTGGCCTTCTCGGGCGATCCCGCAGAGCATCTTCTGTCCTTGCAAACCCCCTCGGATCTTTTGGCCCTGGGAGCGCCGGTGCGCCGCTTGGTCCTGGGGAGCACCACCGAATACGTGGTGCGCCATGCGGTGGGGCCGGTCCTCACCGTGCGATAA
- a CDS encoding CBS domain-containing protein — MTVRQILLRKGGGVYGVHPQATVLEALRKLAEHDIGALLVMEGERLLGVFSERDYARKLVLLGRFSKDTLVEEVMTREVITVTPETTLEEAMRLMTEHRVRHLPVLEEGKVVGVVSIGDAVKAIITQQEVLIEELSRYVMENR; from the coding sequence ATGACCGTTCGGCAGATCCTGTTGCGCAAGGGGGGAGGGGTCTATGGCGTTCACCCCCAGGCCACGGTGCTGGAGGCTTTGCGCAAGCTGGCGGAGCACGACATCGGGGCCCTCCTGGTCATGGAGGGGGAGAGGCTCCTCGGCGTCTTCTCCGAGCGGGACTATGCCCGGAAGCTGGTCCTCCTGGGCCGGTTTTCCAAGGACACCCTGGTGGAGGAGGTCATGACCCGCGAGGTGATCACGGTGACTCCCGAAACCACCTTGGAAGAGGCCATGCGCTTGATGACCGAGCACCGGGTGCGGCATCTTCCTGTCTTGGAGGAGGGCAAGGTGGTCGGGGTGGTTTCCATCGGGGATGCGGTCAAGGCCATCATCACCCAGCAGGAGGTCCTGATCGAGGAGCTTTCCCGCTACGTGATGGAAAACCGCTAG
- a CDS encoding phage holin family protein, whose product MRNLLVRLLLNTLALWLVSLVYPGISFTREAGLLDYLVAGAVWGLANALLRPILLFLTLPLNLITLGLFTLVVNGIVLYLVAQVTALQVSGFLEALIGALLLSLVSLLLSWLFRD is encoded by the coding sequence GTGCGCAACCTGTTGGTACGGCTTCTCCTCAACACCCTGGCCCTTTGGCTGGTGAGCCTGGTGTACCCGGGGATTTCCTTCACCCGTGAAGCGGGGCTTTTGGACTACCTGGTGGCGGGGGCGGTATGGGGACTGGCCAATGCCCTGCTGCGGCCCATTCTCCTTTTCCTAACCCTGCCCCTAAACCTCATAACCCTGGGGCTCTTCACCCTGGTGGTCAACGGCATTGTGCTTTACCTGGTGGCCCAAGTCACGGCTCTTCAGGTTTCAGGCTTCCTCGAGGCCCTGATCGGCGCCCTGCTCCTTTCCTTGGTAAGCCTTCTTCTCAGCTGGCTGTTCCGCGACTAG